A stretch of the Malus domestica chromosome 08, GDT2T_hap1 genome encodes the following:
- the LOC103440464 gene encoding ent-kaurene oxidase, chloroplastic-like, with protein sequence MKLSQPTQQSMAPINQILQHFQAMPLAVPAAIAALSLLFLFSVKALIFPNKNAFSKLPSVPVVPGLPVVGNLLQLKEKKPYKTFTRWAEEYGPIYSIRTGATTMVVLNTADVAKEAMVTRYSSMSTRKLSKALKILTSDKCMVATSDYNDFHKMVKRHVLTNVLGANAQKRHRSQRDTMRENVASRLHAHVNNSPQEAINFREIFESELFGIALKQAIGKDIEDSINVEELGTTLSRDDIFKVLVNDMMEGAIEVDWRDFFPYLRWVPNKTIENNMKRLSRRRIAVMNVLIEEQKKRLASGEELNCYTDYLLSEAKTLTPEQITMLIWETIIETADTTLVTTEWAMYELAKDQKKQDRLFEEIQNVCGTDKVTEEHLSQMPYLGAVFHETLRKYSPVPIVPLRYVHEDTQLGGYYVPAGTEIAINIYGCNMDKNQWESPEEWKPERFLEPKHDPMDLYKTMAFGAGKRVCAGSLQAMLIACTSIGRLVQEFEWKLRHGEEENVATVGLTTRKLHPMHAILKPRNW encoded by the exons ATGAAACTTTCACAACCAACCCAGCAATCAATGGCACCCATTAACCAGATTCTCCAACATTTCCAAGCAATGCCCTTAGCAGTCCCTGCTGCCATCGCTGCTCTGTCTCTGCTCTTCCTGTTTTCCGTCAAAGCTTTGATCTTCCCCAATAAAAACGCTTTCTCCAAACTCCCTTCTGTTCCAG TTGTGCCAGGGCTGCCTGTGGTGGGGAACTTGCTGCAGCTGAAGGAGAAGAAGCCGTACAAGACGTTTACTAGGTGGGCTGAGGAGTACGGACCAATTTATTCTATCAGAACTGGTGCTACCACCATGGTTGTTCTCAATACAGCTGATGTTGCCAAAGAG GCCATGGTGACCAGATATTCGTCCATGTCAACGAGAAAGCTATCAAAGGCACTTAAGATTCTCACTTCCGATAAATGTATGGTTGCAACAAGTGACTACAACGATTTTCACAAGATGGTAAAACGACACGTACTCACGAATGTTCTTGGAGCGAATGCTCAG AAGCGACACCGAAGCCAGAGAGATACCATGAGGGAAAATGTTGCTAGCCGATTGCATGCTCATGTAAACAACTCGCCTCAAGAAGCTATAAATTTCAGAGAGATATTCGAGTCTGAACTCTTTGGAATTGCTTTGAAGCAA GCTATAGGTAAGGATATAGAAGACTCCATTAATGTGGAGGAGCTTGGTACTACATTATCAAGAGACGATATCTTTAAGGTTCTAGTGAATGACATGATGGAAGGTGCAATCGAGGTTGATTGGAGAGACTTCTTCCCGTACCTGAGATGGGTTCCTAATAAGACCATAGAAAATAACATGAAGAGACTCTCTCGCCGCAGGATAGCAGTAATGAATGTCCTGATCGAAGAGCAGAAGAAGCGACTTGCTTCAGGAGAG GAATTGAATTGTTATACCGACTACTTGCTTTCTGAAGCAAAAACGCTTACACCTGAGCAAATAACCATGTTGATTTGGGAAACGATTATCGAGACAGCGGATACTACATTGGTAACAACGGAATGGGCTATGTATGAACTTGCAAAAGATCAGAAAAAACAG GATCGTCTCTTTGAAGAAATTCAAAATGTTTGCGGAACAGACAAGGTTACTGAGGAACATTTGTCCCAGATGCCGTACCTGGGTGCTGTTTTCCATGAAACTTTAAGGAAGTACAGTCCAGTTCCTATAGTTCCTCTTAGATATGTGCACGAAGATACCCAATTAGGCGGTTACTATGTTCCTGCCGGAACAGAG ATTGCCATTAACATATACGGGTGCAACATGGACAAGAACCAATGGGAAAGCCCGGAAGAATGGAAGCCAGAGAGGTTTTTGGAACCAAAACACGACCCGATGGATTTGTACAAGACCATGGCATTTGGAGCCGGTAAGAGGGTGTGTGCCGGTTCACTGCAGGCAATGCTGATAGCGTGCACCTCCATTGGAAGGTTGGTGcaggagtttgagtggaagctGAGACATGGGGAGGAAGAAAATGTGGCCACCGTTGGGCTCACCACTCGCAAACTCCATCCTATGCATGCAATCCTCAAACCAAGAAATTGGTAA